From the genome of Turicibacter faecis, one region includes:
- a CDS encoding accessory gene regulator B family protein gives MTKYVILSKKNWVEFIATMVADWIKRNIVIDDLEYLKIKLGIEVILINLLKGTVIYGLAFVLNTFYLTLILHTSYLFLRVKSHGLHAKTSLNCSTISIVLFVLLPYFSRHFIFSNHFIIISFMVSFLCLNRYAPADTEKQPLINRQRREKLRKQSLIHCLILFFITLMIKNPDIKKMITLGILSQIIFTLPLTYKILKRSYNNYEKYTETFDE, from the coding sequence ATGACTAAATATGTGATTCTTTCAAAAAAAAATTGGGTAGAATTCATCGCAACTATGGTAGCCGATTGGATTAAACGTAACATTGTAATAGATGATTTAGAATATTTAAAAATAAAATTAGGGATTGAAGTTATACTAATTAACCTTTTAAAAGGAACCGTAATTTATGGTTTAGCCTTTGTACTAAATACCTTTTATTTAACCCTCATTTTGCACACTTCCTATCTTTTTTTAAGAGTTAAATCTCATGGTCTCCATGCAAAAACAAGTTTAAATTGTTCAACTATTAGTATTGTTTTATTTGTTCTACTTCCTTATTTCTCACGTCATTTTATATTCAGCAATCATTTTATTATAATTAGTTTTATGGTTTCTTTTTTATGTTTAAATCGTTATGCACCTGCGGATACCGAAAAACAACCCTTAATTAATAGACAAAGAAGAGAAAAATTACGTAAACAATCCTTAATTCATTGCCTAATTCTTTTCTTCATCACCTTAATGATTAAAAATCCTGACATTAAAAAGATGATCACTTTAGGAATCCTCAGTCAAATTATTTTTACTTTACCCCTGACCTATAAAATTTTAAAAAGGAGCTATAACAACTATGAAAAATATACAGAAACATTTGATGAATAA
- a CDS encoding cyclic lactone autoinducer peptide codes for MKNIQKHLMNKLRQETAKSLGKVASKVGDKAIDTTCIGFAYEPDIPQALLTRRVNQKLEETI; via the coding sequence ATGAAAAATATACAGAAACATTTGATGAATAAACTTAGGCAAGAAACCGCTAAATCGTTAGGAAAAGTCGCATCAAAAGTAGGGGATAAAGCCATTGATACTACCTGTATCGGATTTGCTTATGAGCCTGATATCCCTCAAGCATTATTGACTCGGCGAGTAAATCAAAAATTGGAGGAGACTATTTAA
- a CDS encoding sensor histidine kinase, which translates to MTLYFILFLQLVTLLTGASILSPQKIAIKDFIIWLLIITIIGLPLYNVIGFFAIFVVILFLIISLSLKTKQVFTNILSVCVPLIIIVVTDYFSQIMEMYVLKKVLNSFIVHYDRLLTVELLASMLSILICCFIKSLIGKFRQFLTLDRKYQSLILSFLLLTLVIFYFNIFLGQIQGFSPKHLILTGLLFFIYAVLLGLVVMTLIYILNKDAKMKQERILNQQLHEYTLQIEQLYTNLNSFRHDYLNILLSLEEGIRQENIEIIKDVYQSIIQPTKQLVKGNDYILGQLHKIQVVEIKSLLTAKIIKSQNSGIEVRLEIEDPINSIYMDTFSFYRVFSILLDNAIEGASTTNHPYISIIMIQDRDAQQIQIENNCEDRKIDLQTIYTKGYSSKGKDRGIGLYNVHQLLEENKYIRLETSYESGVFIQTLILQNEER; encoded by the coding sequence ATGACTCTTTATTTTATTCTCTTTTTACAATTAGTAACATTACTAACAGGAGCCAGTATTTTATCCCCTCAAAAAATAGCTATAAAGGATTTCATTATTTGGTTATTAATCATTACTATAATTGGACTCCCTCTTTATAATGTCATTGGATTTTTTGCGATCTTTGTCGTTATTTTATTTTTAATTATCTCGCTATCCTTGAAGACTAAGCAAGTGTTTACTAATATTCTATCAGTATGTGTCCCATTAATTATAATAGTGGTAACTGATTACTTTTCACAAATCATGGAAATGTATGTCCTTAAGAAGGTTTTAAATTCTTTTATTGTACATTATGATAGGCTCCTTACGGTAGAGCTTCTCGCTAGTATGCTAAGTATCTTAATTTGTTGTTTTATTAAATCTTTAATCGGAAAATTCCGTCAATTTCTAACGCTAGATAGAAAATATCAGAGTCTAATTCTTAGCTTTCTTTTACTAACCCTCGTTATTTTTTATTTTAATATCTTTCTTGGACAAATCCAGGGATTTAGTCCAAAACATCTTATCCTTACAGGTTTATTATTTTTCATTTATGCCGTGTTATTAGGTTTGGTCGTTATGACTTTAATCTATATCTTAAACAAGGATGCCAAGATGAAACAGGAACGTATATTAAATCAACAACTACATGAGTATACTCTTCAAATTGAACAACTCTATACTAACTTAAATAGTTTCCGTCATGATTATCTCAATATTTTATTGAGTTTAGAGGAAGGGATTCGTCAAGAAAATATTGAAATTATAAAAGATGTCTATCAAAGCATTATCCAACCCACTAAGCAGCTGGTCAAAGGTAATGACTATATTTTAGGACAGCTACATAAGATTCAAGTAGTCGAAATTAAAAGTCTACTCACTGCCAAAATTATTAAATCTCAAAACAGTGGCATTGAGGTTCGATTAGAAATAGAAGATCCGATTAATTCAATTTACATGGATACCTTTTCATTTTATAGAGTTTTCTCTATCTTATTAGATAATGCAATCGAAGGAGCCAGTACGACAAACCATCCCTATATCTCCATTATCATGATTCAAGATAGAGATGCCCAACAAATACAGATTGAAAATAATTGTGAGGACAGGAAAATAGATTTACAAACTATCTATACCAAAGGCTATTCTTCTAAAGGAAAAGATAGAGGGATTGGCTTATATAATGTCCACCAACTCTTAGAAGAGAACAAATACATTAGACTAGAAACATCGTACGAATCAGGAGTATTTATTCAAACGTTAATATTACAAAACGAGGAGCGATAA
- a CDS encoding response regulator transcription factor, translating to MDIFVLEDNPIQRSRLEKIINELIKKNNIPCQRLFSTASPDKLLDELTSMGNYHLYFLDLEINDYTKKGLEIAQLIRAKDPYGTIVFVTTHPELAPKTFEYKVSALDFITKDQDNLMFKKNIEECLKIASEYLNKPISEDSFIFKNQYTKFQLPFSDILYFETAQVAHKINLITPKKTTHFYGRLSELEKSDERLFRCHRSFVVNVSNITHIDKKNKIVYLKGNYHCLVSRRYLKELEEKIREIEKR from the coding sequence GTGGACATTTTTGTTTTAGAGGATAACCCTATTCAAAGAAGCCGTTTAGAAAAAATCATTAATGAGTTAATAAAAAAGAATAATATTCCCTGCCAACGTCTCTTTTCAACAGCTAGCCCGGATAAATTGCTCGATGAGTTAACATCAATGGGGAATTATCACCTCTATTTTTTAGATTTGGAAATTAATGACTATACTAAAAAAGGTTTAGAAATTGCTCAACTCATTCGTGCGAAAGACCCGTATGGAACGATTGTATTTGTAACCACGCATCCAGAATTGGCTCCTAAGACATTCGAATATAAAGTCTCCGCACTAGATTTCATTACGAAAGATCAAGATAATTTAATGTTTAAAAAAAATATTGAAGAATGTTTAAAAATTGCGAGTGAATATTTAAACAAGCCAATAAGTGAGGATTCATTTATATTTAAAAATCAGTATACAAAATTCCAACTACCCTTTTCAGACATCTTATATTTTGAAACAGCTCAGGTTGCTCATAAAATTAATTTAATAACTCCTAAAAAAACAACACATTTTTATGGGCGTTTAAGTGAACTTGAAAAAAGTGACGAGCGACTTTTCCGTTGTCATCGCTCTTTTGTCGTAAATGTATCTAACATCACTCATATTGATAAAAAGAATAAAATAGTTTATCTTAAAGGTAACTATCATTGTCTCGTTTCACGGAGGTATTTAAAAGAACTTGAAGAAAAAATAAGGGAGATTGAAAAAAGATAG
- a CDS encoding MarR family winged helix-turn-helix transcriptional regulator → MKDILREIGMIARSLDSISNIEFKEYDLTKGQYLYLVRICENPGIILEKLSELIKVDRTTAARAIQKLEANHLIEKKADPINKKIKCLFPTEKGQNIYPLIMKEHHYSTQIAVNGLSEKEQLLLATLLHRVRKNVEVSWEHVKKGKKREY, encoded by the coding sequence ATGAAAGATATCTTAAGAGAAATCGGGATGATTGCCCGTTCACTTGATTCTATTAGCAATATTGAATTTAAAGAGTATGATTTGACAAAGGGGCAATATCTCTATCTCGTTCGCATCTGTGAAAACCCCGGAATCATTCTAGAAAAACTGTCAGAATTAATTAAAGTTGATCGGACAACAGCCGCCCGTGCCATACAAAAGTTAGAAGCTAATCACCTCATTGAAAAAAAGGCAGATCCGATCAATAAAAAAATTAAATGCCTATTTCCAACAGAAAAAGGCCAAAATATCTACCCACTTATTATGAAAGAACATCACTATTCAACTCAAATAGCAGTTAACGGTCTATCAGAAAAGGAACAATTACTACTCGCGACACTCCTTCATCGGGTTAGAAAAAATGTTGAAGTAAGCTGGGAACACGTTAAAAAAGGAAAAAAACGAGAATATTAA
- a CDS encoding GNAT family N-acetyltransferase codes for MSIHLQKITKNNVQDLQEVSIQTFTETFKDNNSEKSLNDYLNTAYELTKLEKELENPHSEFYFAYFNNELAGYLKININDAQSEKMGENALEVERIYIKKSFKRRGIGRHLIETAEQLAKKYQKNLMWLGVWEYNPKAIAFYETLGFKVIGAHSFFMGEEEQTDLIMSKQL; via the coding sequence ATGTCAATTCACCTACAAAAAATCACTAAAAATAACGTTCAAGACTTACAAGAGGTGAGTATTCAAACCTTTACAGAAACATTCAAAGATAATAATTCTGAAAAAAGTCTAAATGATTATCTCAATACGGCCTATGAACTTACAAAATTAGAAAAAGAATTAGAAAATCCTCATTCAGAATTTTACTTTGCTTACTTTAATAACGAACTTGCAGGTTATCTAAAAATAAATATTAACGACGCTCAATCAGAAAAAATGGGGGAAAACGCTCTTGAAGTGGAGCGTATCTATATTAAAAAATCATTTAAACGCCGAGGTATTGGTCGTCATTTAATCGAAACAGCTGAACAATTAGCAAAAAAATATCAGAAAAATTTAATGTGGCTCGGAGTTTGGGAATACAATCCTAAAGCAATCGCCTTTTACGAAACATTAGGATTTAAAGTAATCGGTGCCCACTCCTTTTTCATGGGAGAAGAAGAACAAACCGATCTAATCATGAGTAAACAACTATAA
- a CDS encoding GNAT family N-acetyltransferase, whose product MNFELRILQSEHTVQFKEDMQIAFQQSAVEGFGAINEQILPESHIDRSLNAEGSVAYEAVVGGELVGGAIVVIDKKTQHNYLDFLYVKNGIQSKGIGQAIWKAIEKLHPETNVWETCTPYFEKRNIHFYVNKCGFHIVEFFNKWHKDPNDSDDIPMGDYFEGMFRFEKKMK is encoded by the coding sequence ATGAATTTTGAATTAAGAATATTACAGTCTGAACATACTGTTCAATTTAAAGAAGATATGCAAATAGCTTTTCAACAAAGTGCGGTCGAAGGCTTCGGCGCAATAAATGAGCAGATTTTACCCGAATCGCATATAGACCGCTCCTTAAATGCAGAAGGTTCTGTGGCTTATGAAGCTGTTGTCGGTGGTGAACTTGTGGGTGGTGCTATTGTAGTGATAGACAAAAAAACACAACACAATTATTTAGATTTTTTGTATGTAAAGAACGGCATTCAAAGCAAAGGAATAGGTCAGGCTATCTGGAAAGCAATAGAGAAGTTACACCCTGAGACAAACGTGTGGGAAACTTGCACCCCATACTTTGAAAAGCGTAATATTCACTTTTATGTAAACAAATGTGGTTTTCATATAGTTGAATTTTTCAACAAGTGGCATAAAGATCCGAACGATTCGGACGATATTCCTATGGGTGATTATTTTGAGGGAATGTTCCGTTTTGAAAAGAAAATGAAATAA
- the tnpB gene encoding IS66 family insertion sequence element accessory protein TnpB (TnpB, as the term is used for proteins encoded by IS66 family insertion elements, is considered an accessory protein, since TnpC, encoded by a neighboring gene, is a DDE family transposase.) — translation MLVDFTHVKNIFVVCGRTDMRCGIDRLAGIITDKYNLDLFDDALFLFCGLKKDRFKALYWDTDGFILLYKRLENGNLQWPRNQEEVKKLTSQELRWLLEGLSIQQPKAIKPARKGCIN, via the coding sequence ATGTTAGTTGATTTCACTCATGTTAAAAATATTTTTGTCGTTTGTGGTCGGACGGATATGCGTTGTGGGATTGATCGTCTCGCGGGAATTATTACGGATAAATATAATTTAGATTTATTTGATGATGCCTTATTTCTTTTCTGTGGTCTAAAAAAGGATCGATTTAAAGCACTTTATTGGGATACGGATGGCTTTATCCTCTTATATAAAAGGCTAGAGAATGGGAACCTTCAATGGCCACGAAACCAAGAAGAAGTCAAAAAGTTAACGAGTCAGGAGCTTCGCTGGTTACTTGAGGGACTCTCTATCCAACAGCCTAAAGCTATCAAACCCGCCCGCAAAGGATGCATTAATTAA
- the tnpC gene encoding IS66 family transposase translates to MNTFESKLIEENQKLLKKLDQQAQLLAQKEEKINKLQLKMMEQTDKIDTLIEQVEFLSKKLFGSSSEKTKVDPGQLTLFGDPVLEEPLTKDEPTEEITYRRRKTSGRKAELTKDLPIEEVHCELHGEDCTCDHCGQAMKPMGKKVVREEVCFVPARLYKKVYISHAYECDCHDPNLEAKSIRCAEVPKGPIQRSLAGPTTLAWLFHQKFELGLPTYRQEKEWSSYGLEVSRKTLSNWIIRASFDWLEPLYKLFLDKLRQQEVLHADETYYQILNRSDGKPATSEARIWLIRTIKDVSHPIVFYHADLTRAKSVILELLRSFKGWLHCDGYIAYKDLPNVTTVGCWAHARRKFQEVSTEHGKAKQAVHFCNQIFRLERELIHLSPEERQIQRESKIRPIIESFYQFIEGIRTVKGKLQTAIVYAQNQRRALTEFLSNGRLEISNNLAEQAIRPVVVGRKNYLFSTSVKGAQANAMAYTLIETAKANGLNVYRYLTYLFEKLPNCEFLVNPQLLGDFLPWSKIIQENCK, encoded by the coding sequence TTGAACACGTTTGAATCAAAACTAATCGAAGAAAATCAGAAACTATTAAAGAAACTGGATCAACAAGCTCAACTACTCGCCCAAAAAGAGGAAAAAATTAATAAGCTCCAATTAAAAATGATGGAGCAGACCGACAAAATTGATACGCTTATTGAACAGGTTGAGTTTCTTTCAAAAAAGCTTTTTGGATCCTCAAGCGAGAAAACTAAGGTTGATCCAGGTCAGCTTACCCTTTTTGGGGATCCTGTATTAGAAGAACCTCTGACAAAGGATGAACCGACAGAGGAAATTACGTATCGCCGTCGTAAGACATCTGGTCGTAAAGCAGAATTAACGAAAGATTTACCTATTGAAGAAGTTCATTGTGAACTTCATGGAGAGGATTGTACATGTGACCATTGCGGTCAGGCCATGAAACCAATGGGGAAAAAGGTTGTTCGTGAAGAAGTCTGTTTTGTACCTGCACGATTATATAAGAAAGTTTATATTTCACATGCCTACGAATGTGATTGTCATGATCCTAATCTTGAAGCTAAATCCATTCGTTGTGCCGAGGTTCCTAAGGGACCTATCCAACGTAGCTTAGCAGGACCAACAACATTGGCTTGGCTTTTTCATCAAAAATTTGAACTCGGATTACCAACTTATCGCCAAGAGAAAGAATGGTCGTCTTATGGATTAGAAGTAAGTCGGAAAACTCTCTCTAATTGGATTATCCGTGCCTCTTTTGATTGGCTAGAACCTTTATATAAACTATTTCTAGATAAATTACGCCAACAAGAGGTCCTACATGCGGATGAAACATATTATCAGATTTTAAATCGTTCGGATGGAAAACCTGCTACATCAGAGGCTCGAATTTGGTTGATTCGTACCATCAAAGATGTGTCCCATCCCATTGTTTTTTATCACGCCGATTTAACACGCGCGAAGTCTGTTATTTTAGAACTACTTCGGTCGTTTAAAGGATGGCTTCATTGTGATGGCTATATAGCTTACAAAGATTTGCCAAATGTGACCACCGTGGGGTGTTGGGCACATGCACGCCGGAAATTTCAAGAGGTTTCAACGGAACATGGGAAAGCCAAACAAGCCGTTCACTTCTGTAATCAAATCTTTCGGTTAGAACGAGAGTTGATACACCTTTCCCCTGAGGAACGTCAAATCCAAAGAGAATCAAAAATTCGGCCAATCATTGAATCCTTTTATCAATTTATTGAAGGGATTCGTACGGTTAAAGGTAAGTTACAAACAGCGATTGTTTATGCCCAGAACCAAAGACGAGCACTCACAGAATTCTTGTCAAATGGACGTTTAGAGATCTCTAATAATTTAGCCGAACAAGCTATTAGACCCGTTGTCGTTGGACGTAAGAATTACCTCTTTTCAACGAGTGTCAAAGGGGCCCAAGCAAACGCCATGGCATATACCTTAATTGAAACAGCCAAAGCCAACGGATTAAATGTCTATCGTTATTTAACCTACCTTTTTGAAAAACTTCCAAATTGCGAATTCTTAGTAAATCCACAGCTATTGGGGGACTTTTTACCCTGGTCAAAAATAATTCAAGAAAATTGTAAATAA
- the guaA gene encoding glutamine-hydrolyzing GMP synthase, producing the protein MQHDQVIVLDFGSQYNQLIARRIREFGVYSELKSHKLTAADIKKMSNVKGIIFSGSPNSVTQEGAFTVDPEIFNLGLPILGICYGMQLTTHMHGGTVERAEQREYGKAEIAVKNNSKLFANTPKEQVVWMSHGYHVTNLPEGFVVDASSDSCPIAAASCEERNIYLVQFHPEVQHSVYGTDMLRNFIFDVCGAQANWSMKNFIEEQVQKIREQVGNDNVLCALSGGVDSSVVAALIHRAIGDQLTCMFVDHGLLRKGEAESVVETFDGKFNMNFIKIDAQDRFLSKLKGVSDPEQKRKIIGNEFVYCFDEESAKLKDMKFLAQGTLYTDIIESGTDTAQTIKSHHNVGGLPEDMEFELIEPLNTLFKDEVRQLGLELGLPEEIVFRQPFPGPGLGIRVLGEVTEEKLEIVRDSDFILREEIKKAGLERDVWQYFTALPNIKSVGVMGDERTYDYTIVVRAVTSIDGMTSDWARIPFEVLEKISVRIVNEVAHVNRVVYDITSKPPATIEWE; encoded by the coding sequence ATGCAACACGATCAAGTTATTGTTCTTGATTTCGGGAGTCAGTACAATCAATTAATTGCACGACGAATCCGAGAGTTTGGAGTTTACAGTGAATTAAAGTCACACAAATTAACGGCCGCAGATATTAAGAAAATGTCTAATGTAAAAGGGATTATCTTTAGTGGAAGCCCGAATAGTGTTACTCAAGAGGGTGCCTTTACAGTTGACCCTGAAATCTTTAATTTAGGATTACCGATTTTAGGAATTTGTTATGGAATGCAGCTAACGACTCATATGCACGGTGGGACAGTTGAACGTGCAGAACAACGTGAGTATGGAAAGGCTGAAATTGCAGTTAAAAATAATAGTAAATTATTTGCGAATACACCTAAGGAGCAAGTTGTTTGGATGAGTCATGGATATCACGTGACGAACTTACCAGAAGGATTTGTAGTTGATGCAAGTAGTGATTCATGTCCAATCGCAGCTGCTTCTTGTGAGGAACGAAATATTTATCTTGTGCAGTTCCATCCAGAAGTTCAACACTCAGTTTATGGGACAGACATGTTACGTAACTTTATTTTCGATGTTTGTGGTGCACAAGCGAATTGGTCAATGAAAAACTTTATTGAAGAACAAGTTCAAAAAATCCGTGAGCAAGTTGGAAACGACAATGTTTTATGTGCTTTAAGTGGAGGGGTTGACTCTTCAGTTGTTGCAGCGCTTATCCATCGTGCGATCGGTGATCAATTAACATGTATGTTTGTTGATCATGGATTGCTTCGTAAAGGTGAAGCAGAGAGTGTTGTTGAAACATTTGACGGAAAATTCAATATGAACTTTATTAAAATTGATGCACAGGACCGTTTCTTAAGCAAATTAAAAGGTGTCTCTGATCCTGAGCAAAAACGTAAAATTATTGGAAATGAGTTCGTTTATTGTTTTGATGAAGAGTCTGCTAAATTGAAAGATATGAAATTCTTAGCGCAAGGAACGTTATATACAGATATTATTGAGTCAGGAACAGATACGGCACAAACGATTAAATCGCATCATAACGTTGGGGGATTACCTGAGGATATGGAGTTTGAATTAATCGAACCATTAAATACGTTGTTCAAAGATGAAGTTCGTCAATTAGGATTAGAACTTGGTTTACCTGAGGAAATTGTCTTCCGTCAACCATTCCCAGGACCAGGACTTGGAATTCGCGTTCTTGGTGAAGTGACAGAAGAAAAATTAGAAATTGTTCGTGATTCGGATTTTATTTTACGTGAAGAGATTAAGAAGGCAGGCTTAGAACGAGATGTTTGGCAATATTTCACGGCATTACCGAATATTAAATCGGTTGGTGTCATGGGAGATGAGCGTACTTATGATTACACGATTGTTGTTCGTGCTGTAACATCAATCGATGGAATGACATCTGATTGGGCACGCATCCCATTTGAAGTATTAGAAAAAATCTCAGTTCGTATTGTAAACGAAGTGGCACATGTTAACCGCGTGGTGTATGATATTACTTCAAAACCGCCTGCAACAATTGAGTGGGAGTAA
- a CDS encoding NCS2 family permease, whose protein sequence is MNKFFKLEERGTTVSKEFIAGLTTFLSMAYIIFVNPNTLGAAGMDTGAVFTATILAATIGTLIMGLYANFPVALAPGMGMNAFFAYTVVLMMGYSWQQALAGIFVSGILFIILSATGLRELIINSIPTALKHAVGTGIGFFIAFLGFQNSGIIVNNDATLVGIGNLTDPNVLITVIGLIVTLVLLVRKTPAAIFIGMIVTAVVGILLGVVALPTQIIAPIPSLKPTFGALFEALPSIFTVEMIPVIFSFLFVDFFDTAGTLVAVGTRAGLVDQKGHLVNGDKALLADSSATVIGSVLGTSSTTSFVESLTGVEAGGRTGLTSVFTALCFLLMLFCSGLLSVVTSAVTAPALITVGILMASSLGDIEWKNLETSIPSFVTIIMMVLGYSIAEGIASGFVLYPIMMLAARRQKEVHPVMWALMVIFFIHFVLA, encoded by the coding sequence ATGAACAAATTCTTCAAATTGGAAGAGCGTGGAACTACGGTTTCAAAGGAATTTATTGCTGGATTAACTACTTTTTTATCCATGGCATACATTATCTTTGTTAATCCCAATACATTGGGTGCAGCTGGAATGGATACTGGGGCGGTATTTACAGCTACTATTTTAGCGGCAACAATTGGGACTTTAATTATGGGACTTTATGCAAATTTCCCAGTTGCATTAGCACCGGGAATGGGAATGAATGCTTTTTTCGCGTATACTGTAGTTCTTATGATGGGATATAGCTGGCAACAGGCATTAGCTGGAATTTTTGTTTCAGGAATTTTATTTATTATTTTATCAGCTACTGGTTTACGAGAATTAATTATTAATAGTATTCCAACTGCTTTAAAACACGCAGTAGGAACAGGAATTGGATTTTTTATCGCATTTTTAGGATTCCAAAATTCAGGGATTATCGTTAATAACGATGCAACGTTAGTAGGAATCGGAAATTTAACAGATCCTAACGTTTTAATTACCGTTATCGGATTAATTGTTACTTTAGTTTTATTAGTTCGTAAGACACCAGCTGCCATTTTTATTGGAATGATTGTTACAGCTGTTGTAGGGATTCTTTTAGGTGTTGTAGCTTTACCAACACAAATTATTGCACCAATCCCATCTTTAAAACCAACATTTGGGGCATTATTTGAGGCATTACCAAGTATTTTTACGGTTGAAATGATTCCAGTTATTTTCTCATTTTTATTCGTTGACTTCTTCGATACTGCCGGAACTTTAGTTGCGGTTGGGACTCGTGCAGGATTAGTTGACCAAAAGGGACATTTAGTTAATGGAGATAAAGCTTTATTAGCTGACTCAAGTGCCACTGTTATTGGATCAGTTCTTGGAACATCTTCAACGACTTCATTTGTTGAATCACTAACAGGTGTTGAAGCGGGAGGACGTACAGGATTAACATCTGTCTTTACAGCGTTATGTTTCTTACTGATGTTATTCTGTTCAGGATTGTTATCTGTTGTTACATCAGCGGTAACGGCACCAGCCTTAATCACGGTAGGAATTTTAATGGCTTCATCACTAGGGGATATTGAATGGAAAAACCTAGAGACTTCAATTCCATCATTCGTTACAATCATTATGATGGTGTTAGGTTATTCAATTGCAGAGGGGATCGCATCAGGGTTTGTTTTATACCCAATTATGATGTTAGCGGCTCGTCGCCAAAAAGAAGTACATCCTGTAATGTGGGCATTAATGGTTATTTTCTTCATTCATTTTGTCCTCGCTTAA
- a CDS encoding VanZ family protein produces MKEAVVGCHNLSDLANQIDQLERISVLNFNLLMTVILTLGIMIIYYRRIQYKSLFHFMIVTSFVFYVLNVIRLTFFPMPINAHYLELLRKGVSCGIVSERRHNFQLFDFMKWNNLFHITTLGNFIMLMPLSFYLPTVFQKRKWGIFKVTGVGFLVSLTIECLQLMYDYVTGYAYRGFNVDDLLMNTLGVTIAYSFITAIKIIGYLLVYFWKRMKK; encoded by the coding sequence ATGAAGGAGGCTGTAGTAGGGTGTCATAATTTATCCGATTTAGCGAATCAGATTGATCAGTTAGAAAGGATATCAGTACTAAACTTCAACCTACTGATGACAGTGATTTTGACTTTAGGAATCATGATTATTTATTATCGTCGGATTCAATATAAATCACTGTTTCACTTTATGATAGTCACTTCTTTTGTTTTTTATGTATTAAATGTTATTCGCTTAACCTTTTTTCCTATGCCTATTAATGCTCATTATCTTGAACTGCTAAGGAAAGGGGTTAGTTGTGGAATTGTATCTGAACGTCGTCACAATTTTCAATTATTTGATTTTATGAAATGGAATAATTTGTTTCATATTACTACGTTGGGGAATTTCATTATGTTAATGCCGCTAAGCTTTTACTTACCTACTGTTTTTCAAAAGCGAAAGTGGGGAATTTTTAAAGTGACAGGGGTCGGCTTTTTAGTATCCTTAACAATTGAATGTTTACAACTGATGTATGATTATGTAACAGGGTATGCCTATAGAGGATTTAATGTGGACGACTTATTGATGAATACGTTGGGTGTGACAATAGCGTATTCATTTATTACGGCGATAAAAATAATCGGTTATTTATTAGTATATTTTTGGAAAAGGATGAAGAAATGA
- a CDS encoding RDD family protein, translated as MFNLLFRRGVAFLIDALMLVVIFFGNFGFIMSAFSVSIENPLQLNGLLAMVALQLLYVWIYFVYVPVKMPGQTVGKKLMKIKELRADGKEMTLKQYFQRDFMMKFLLSSLTRGFIVLFNGILLAYQCIRKQELCTLHDMVVRTQVVRVK; from the coding sequence ATGTTTAATCTTTTATTCAGACGAGGGGTCGCATTTTTAATTGATGCATTGATGTTAGTCGTTATCTTTTTTGGTAATTTTGGTTTTATTATGAGTGCTTTTTCAGTAAGTATAGAGAATCCATTACAGTTAAATGGATTATTGGCCATGGTGGCACTTCAACTTCTTTACGTTTGGATTTACTTTGTTTATGTTCCAGTAAAAATGCCAGGGCAAACAGTTGGAAAGAAACTAATGAAGATCAAAGAGCTTAGAGCAGATGGGAAAGAAATGACATTAAAGCAGTATTTCCAACGCGATTTTATGATGAAGTTTTTATTATCTTCATTAACACGAGGATTTATTGTATTATTTAATGGGATCCTATTGGCTTATCAATGCATTCGTAAACAAGAACTGTGTACATTACATGATATGGTCGTAAGGACACAAGTGGTACGAGTAAAATAA